A portion of the Mytilus galloprovincialis chromosome 12, xbMytGall1.hap1.1, whole genome shotgun sequence genome contains these proteins:
- the LOC143055634 gene encoding fibrinogen-like protein A gives MLQSLIVLSLLFVLIFSLESKDGKGLRTYRESEEKNRVGDILHELQEICLHEKDRDVAQLKKDTQSILNNMAVYKDVVKMNKQLKNDITWILEESHGEKEISMIVRLLKREVKGICIGSARDCAEIKKYKATSGVYKIFPTKTEGVKAYCDMDTDGGGWTIIQKRYYDSVNFQRTWTECENGFGNVNGEYWLGNMHIHRLTYSGTYELRIDLTDKNNKTKYAKYKTFAIGDATSQYKLTIGGYSGDAGDSLSYHNGMKFSTVDRDNDLHSSSCAKKEGPWWFNNCSHSALNSPSRNYWKWHHISGYYVKTSVMMIRKV, from the exons ATGTTACAGAGTTTAATCGTGTTGTCACTTTTGTTCGTCTTAATTTTTTCCTTGGAATCAAAAGACGGAAAAG GTTTGAGAACATATCGAGAATCAGAAGAGAAGAATAGAGTTGGTGACATTTTACACGAATTACAAG aaatatgTTTGCATGAAAAAGACAGAGACGTTGCACAACTGAAGAAAGATACACAATCTATACTCAATA ATATGGCTGTGTATAAAGATGTAGTAAAGATGAACAAGCAGTTGAAAAATGATATAACATGGATCTTAGAAG AGTCTCATGGCGAAAAGGAAATTTCAATGATAGTCAGGCTGTTAAAACGTGAAGTCAAAG GGATATGTATAGGGTCTGCAAGGGACTGCGCTGAGATTAAGAAATATAAAGCAACCTCTGGTGTCTACAAAATATTCCCTACGAAAACAGAAGGAGTAAAAGCTTATTGTGACATGGATACAGACGGTGGAGGATGGACA ATTATCCAGAAAAGGTATTACGATTCTGTTAACTTCCAGAGAACTTGGACAGAATGCGAAAACGGGTTCGGTAACGTCAATGGAGAATATTGGCTTG GCAACATGCATATTCATCGTTTGACGTACAGTGGTACATACGAGCTAAGAATAGATCTCACTGATAAGAACAACAAAACGAAGTATGCTAAATATAAGACATTTGCTATTGGAGATGCAACATCTCAGTACAAGCTGACGATTGGTGGTTATAGCGGCGATGCAG gAGATTCGTTGAGCTACCACAACGGAATGAAATTCTCTACTGTTGACAGGGATAATGATTTACACAGTTCCAGCTGCGCCAAAAAAGAAGGACCATGGTGGTTTAATAACTGTTCTCACAGTGCTCTAAACAGCCCATCTAGAAATTATTGGAAATGGCATCATATAAGTGGGTATTACGTGAAGACGTCGGTCATGATGATACGAAAGGtctag
- the LOC143055628 gene encoding uncharacterized protein LOC143055628, which yields MESNSTNDTQISLDDIDYQQFPKKDIPATVCLILLSIIGSVGNIHTILVYLFSPIMAKLAVRFFILWLASIDLTACLFCMPFEIFDIRYSYTFSSVDACKFFRFLNHVVTLASGGLLTAIAIERFRINTKQLHRNTRKPETWINIISGIIIGVAVVLSIPAFVFYGLNEKETSILGLTGRDCTILSKYQNVRTAVSYSGVVILLSTICVIICVVIYGKILYVICTQMKKEKKRKDKPNHYHVNESTSDLKSFNTQAISTINNSEVELRNVQTEVTGKSKDKSSKTASKYKKGRRLTISLIVATAVSYAGYLIYVFTILVKITNPRLYENSIRPATAILLRAYFINNDLILLSFVSLTRLSERNA from the coding sequence ATGGAATCAAACTCAACGAACGATACTCAAATCAGTTTGGATGACATAGATTATCAGCAATTTCCGAAGAAAGATATCCCCGCCACAGTCTGTCTTATTCTTCTTTCAATAATTGGAAGTGTAGGCAATATCCATACGATCTTAGTTTATCTTTTCTCGCCGATTATGGCGAAACTAGCGGTTCGATTTTTCATCCTATGGCTCGCCTCTATTGACCTTACAGCATGTTTGTTTTGTATGCCTTTTGAGATTTTTGACATCCGGTACAGCTATACCTTTTCGTCAGTCGATGCTTGTAAATTCTTTCGATTCTTGAATCATGTCGTCACTCTGGCTTCCGGTGGACTTCTAACCGCCATTGCAATTGAAAGATTTCGGATTAACACCAAACAATTGCATCGGAACACGAGAAAACCCGAGACTTGGATAAATATTATATCAGGTATAATAATTGGGGTTGCTGTGGTATTATCGATTCCAGCGTTTGTATTTTATGGTTTGAATGAAAAGGAAACTAGCATTCTTGGTTTGACGGGTAGAGACTGCACTATTTTATCTAAGTATCAAAATGTACGCACTGCTGTTTCATACTCCGGCGTCGTGATTCTTCTGAGTACTATTTGTGTCATTATATGTGTGGTTATATatggaaaaatattgtatgtgaTATGTACTCAAATGAAGAAAGAGAAAAAACGAAAAGACAAACCAAATCACTACCATGTAAATGAGTCCACGTCCGACCTGAAATCATTTAATACGCAAGCGATCTCAACAATTAATAATAGTGAGGTGGAACTTAGAAATGTACAAACAGAGGTGACTGGAAAGTCGAAAGATAAGTCGTCAAAAACAGCCAGCAAATACAAGAAAGGGAGACGACTTACTATAAGCCTTATAGTGGCAACTGCAGTTTCGTACGCAGGATATTTAATTTATGTGTTCACAATTTTGGTAAAAATTACGAATCCTAGATTGTACGAAAACAGTATCCGACCAGCAACTGCGATCCTTCTACGTgcgtatttcatcaacaacgatCTAATCCTATTgtcttttgtctcattgacaagaCTTTCCGAAAGGAATGCTTGA